One genomic region from Pristis pectinata isolate sPriPec2 chromosome X, sPriPec2.1.pri, whole genome shotgun sequence encodes:
- the LOC127567033 gene encoding interleukin-23 subunit alpha-like, with translation MEKCFGILALVWLLGVAGIAASEPGQRSSWISCRTLSRNLTSKVFNYTHRPDGCLENLQLNGSENIPRIEVGDKCDPNTLKTVPETCLKKIKEGLLYYHNQFNQLGKVSVSKHGSDIWTFADNLSKITLDLLESIKISDNSTDATHNKVTDNSATDVHQINDWILNCTMFVTLRRFQSFSSLVARVFGHPSGNPSNH, from the exons ATGGAGAAATGCTTCGGGATATTGGCGTTGGTCTGGCTGCTCGGTGTGGCTGGGATCGCGGCATCAGAACCGGGTCAGCGGTCCAGTTGGATATCCTGCCGAACTCTTTCCAGGAATCTCACTTCAAAAGTTTTTAACTACACACATAGACCG GACGGTTGCTTGGAAAATCTTCAGCTGAATGGCAGCGAAAATATTCCACGCATAGAAGTCGGTGACAAGTGTGACCCCAACACACTCAAGACCGTGCCGGAG ACATGCCTGAAGAAAATTAAGGAAGGCTTGTTATATTACCACAATCAGTTTAACCAACTGGGAAAAGTGAGTGTGTCAAAACATGGCAGTGACATTTGGACATTTGCggataatctttcaaaaattaccTTGGATCTCCTCGAGTCAATCAAG atttcggacaacagcactgatgccacacatAACAAGGTGACAGACAACAGTGCCACAGATGTGCACCAGATCAATGATTGGATATTGAACTGCACCATGTTTGTTACTTTGCGGCGATTTCAGTCATTCTCATCTCTGGTGGCCCGTGTCTTTGGACATCCTTCAGGAAACCCTTCAAATCACTAA